CCCAGGCGCGGTGCTTGTCATCCAGCTTGCTGGTGCCGGCTACAATCTTCTGCAGCGTAGCGCGGCTCACCTCACAGGCGGCTACCTTGCTGAAATCGCCGCTGGCGGCGGCCTGCTCGATCGCGTCGAGGCACTTGGCATCGACACCCTGGCTGCTGACAGCGTAGCTGGCCAGGGAAGCCTGGATCCGCTCGCGGGTCGCGGAGCAGGCGGCTACATTGCTGAAATCACCGCTCTCCAGGGCGGCCTGGACATTGGCCTTGGTCTTGCTGCAGAAAGCGTCCGTGCTGGTGGTCAGCTTCTGCAAGGCAGTGCGCGTGGTGGCGCAGGCGGCTACCTTGCTGAAATCGCCCGTGCTGGCGGCGAGGTGAATATTCTTCAGCACCTTGGCGTCGATACTGGCGGTCTGCTTGGCGCTGCAGGCAGCATCGGTGCCAGCGGTCTTGACAGCGCCGGCGGCGCAGCAGCCGCCCTCGGCGCTGGCGGTCTTGACATTGCTGGCCTGATGGACCGTCTTGGTCTTGGTGCATTCAGCGCTGGCGGTCTGGCTGGCCGAGCAAGTGGATGCGCTGGCGGTCTTGGCCTCGGAACAACTGCCGTCCGCACTGGCGGTCTTGCTGGCCGAACAGCTCTCGCCGGCCATGGCAGTGACGCTCAGCGCGAACACGGCCGCTGCAATGAAGAGAGAAAGTCTCACTAACAGGTTCTTGCCGTTCATCTAAACCTCCTTTGGGGAAAGTCCCCGGTGATTAGCGGCTCCAGCTCATCTGGAGCCAAGACAATGCATTGCGCAAGCGCTGTCGGCCACCAGGGCGTATCCGTTACCACCCTCCGACCAGACAACCACGTTGCAGTCTTTGTCCAGCGTAGACGGACAATTCACGTTGGAACTCTGCACTACTTCCTTGGCCGCGGATTCCGGCAGGCCGAAATCCTTACTGCGAAACTGAATAATCGCACACCGTGACTGCTGCCCGGCCTGGTGCGACCAGCGCGTGTAGACAGCCGGGTACGCGCCGAGTGAACTGCTGCGCCCGCCGATCAGGCTCAGATCGGACTGGACAACCGGCATCTTGACCTGGAACGGCACCGTTCCTTCGAGGTTACGCTCCAGGTAGCCGGGGTCGAGAGTGATCACGCTCACATCATGGTCGTGAACGTAGCTCTCCAGCGCCAGCTCGGCTATCAGCTCGATCTGACGGTCGGTGCGGGCATTGTCACGCATGAAAAACAGCGCGCCGCCGCCGAATCCGATCATAAGCAGCACTGTCGCTGCGATTCTGAGCACCGGCGAGGCAAACGTTCTAGCAGCGAAGCCTGTCCCGGAGCCGGCTGAAATTTGCATCAGGCCGCCGGCCAGCTTCTCGGGAACCCGGACGTTCAGCAATTCAAGGCGAATACGCTCGTTCTCCTCCAGCAGCTCAAGCCATTCGCCGCGCGCCCAATCGCCCTCGGCAGCCAGCTCTGCCTCCAGCTCACTGCGCAGCGGGTCATCGGGCGGCAGCATGGACGCTTCCAGCATCCTGCGGCGGAGAATCTCTTTTGGATCGTTCTGCATACTCATTAGGTACTTTTTCTTCAAAAATTAAGGTTTGTCATCAATTGTCCGGACGGTACATCCCACTCGCAGGGGACCAGAGCTTACTTCCTGTTAAGATAATCTTTCATCACCGCACGCGCGCGGTGAATCCGGCTGAGCACCGTTCCCAGCGGAACTCCCAATTGCTCGGCCGCTTCGGCGCAGGTCAATCCCTCCAGAAACACCATCAGGAACGGCTCCTTGAACCGTCCGTCGAGCTGCTCGAGCGCTTTCTGAACGCTGTCGTGGTCGGCGATCCGGTCAAGCACCTCGCGCCGGCTGTCCTCGTCGACCAGTTCGTCCATGTCCTGCGGGTCGTGCGCGATTTCCCGGCTGCGCTTGCGGTCCCGTTGGAGGTGAGCGTTCCGGTAGCGCAGGATGCTGTAAAGCCAGGATCGAGCCTTGCTTTCATCCCGCAGACTGCCGAGTGATTTCCACGCCTCGCTGAAAGCCTCCTGGACAAGGTCCTGTGCGGTGTCGTGTCTGCCGCACAGGCGGTAGGCGTAGCGGTAAAGGCCGTCCGCGCATGTCTTTACCAGAAACTCGTAGAGCTTCTTTCTGTCTTTTCCAGGGGGCATGTTCGGGGAGAGTCCCCTCAGGCCGTACGCGCGGCATGCGGCCTTCGTAAATTAAAGTGACATCCGGGAAGCAAATTATTCCACAAAATTCAAAAAAAATCAACCCCGCCCGGCAAAGCGCGCCAACCTCGACGGAGACAGGCCCAGTTCATGGCCCAGAATCGCCAGCTGGTTTTCCCAGGTTGTCCGCCAGAAACCCCGCCTGCGCCAGCGACGGGCGGAACTGAGCACCGGAACGTCGAGTGTCACCACCCGTCCGCGGGCGGCCAGGCGACGGGTCAGTTCGTAGTCCTCCATCAGGTCTATCTCCGGATAGCCGCCCACGGTGCGGAAATCCTCAGCCCTGACAAACAGCGCCTGGTCGCCGTAGGGGATCCCCATCGACCGGCTGCGGAACCAAGCCGTACGCTCGATCACCCGCAGGCCGACATGGTCTTCATCGAGGTCCAGGCGAAACGCGCCGAGGGAGACATCCGGGATTTCGA
This sequence is a window from Candidatus Glassbacteria bacterium. Protein-coding genes within it:
- a CDS encoding RNA polymerase sigma factor → MPPGKDRKKLYEFLVKTCADGLYRYAYRLCGRHDTAQDLVQEAFSEAWKSLGSLRDESKARSWLYSILRYRNAHLQRDRKRSREIAHDPQDMDELVDEDSRREVLDRIADHDSVQKALEQLDGRFKEPFLMVFLEGLTCAEAAEQLGVPLGTVLSRIHRARAVMKDYLNRK